CCCCGATGGAGCGAAGCAAGAGGCGGACATCGTAAATCTGGGATACGTCCTGAACGTGATCGAAGACCCGGCAGAGCGGGTTGAAGCGCTCGTGGACGCGCATCGGCTCGCCAAACATTTGCTCGTGGTTTCCGGGCTGATTCGCGAGACCGTGGAAACGAAGCGGGCGCCGCAGTATCGCGACGGCGTGCTGACGCAACGAAACACCTTCCAAAAATTCTTCGATCAGCAGGAATTGCAGCAATACATCGAGGATGCACTCGACGTTACGGCCGTGCCGGTCGCGCTAGGGATTTTCTACGTGTTCCGCGATCCGATGGACCAGCAGGATTTTTTGTCCGCGCGGAGTCGGCGGGCGATTGATTGGACACAAATCAGTGCCCGCCTTGGTCTCGGCGAGCCGAGAACGCTGTGGAAAATCCTGTACGAGCAGCACAAGGAATTGCTGGATCAATTCGGTCGTTTCGCACTGGCCCTTGGACGAATTCCAACGCTGGAGGATTATGAAGGACTCACGGAGGTCTGTGAGCGGCTCGGTTCGGCGAAACGTGCATTGAGGGCGTTCGTTCAAGGCGGTGGCACGGAAGACGCCGACTGGGACCGGGTGCGGGTGCAGTTCGGAATCGGGCAGCCTCGGAAACGGCGCTGGGAACTCGTGTATGAGGAACATCGCGAGCTCTTGGATTCATTTTGGAGTCCTGATGCTGCAACTCGGACGATTGCCGGGGCCGGAGGAATTTCCGCCGTTCAGTGATCTGTTAAACAAGATCGGGTCACCAAAACAGGCGCTGCGCCTCTTCGTCCAAAAAGGCGGCGCGGAGGATTGGAAGCGTGCTGTAGAAGACCGGCAGCGCGATCTCATCGTATATCTGGCATTGGCGAACCTCCGGAAACGCGTTGCATTCGGGCATCTCTCCGCACGTCTGCGCGCGGACATCCGTGCTTTCTTCGGCAACTATAGGCGGGCGCTCGAGAAAGGCGTCGAACTGCTTTATGCCGCTGGGGATCCCGGCGAAATTGACCTCGCGTGCGAGGAATTGAAGCTGGGATGGCAGGATGAACAGGCGCTCTACTTGCATCGCAGTCTTGTGGACGAACTGCCGCCGGTCTTGCGGGCATACGTCGCGTGTGCGGTGGCGTTGTTTGGTGACGTGTCGCAAGCAGATGTCATCAAGCTGCACAAGCGCACGGGCAAGGCCACGTTCCTGGTGTACGACGATTTTGACGGGAAGCCGCTACCGGAACTCCGCCAGCGCATCAAGGTCAATCTCCGGACGCGATGGGTGCAGGTCTTCGATCACAGCGCCGAACGGCAGTTGCTGTATTTCAAGGAACGCTTCGTCAGCCACAATCATCCCCGTCGGTCTGACATGGAAGCCTTCAGCGCGAGATTGCGGAAGCTCGGTTTTGATCCGGCCACCATCGGACGCGGGCCATTGCGCCCGGAACTGGACGAGTTGCTGGCGAGAAAAGGCCTGAACCAAAACCTGAATCACCGCCGCCGAAGATGAAATTCGCGGCGCGCGTCTGATAAGTCTTTCCGAGTTTGCCTTTACGCATTCAACGGAGACTGCAATCTATGGCGTGTGTCACAGGCAGACGGCCGATTCGTGGTGCAAGAGCACCATGCACGAACGCACCATTTTGATTTCCGGCTGGAAAAGGATGGCGTGTTCAAGTCTTGGGCGGTCCCTAAAGGGCTGCCGGACAGACCGGGTGTCCGCCATCTCGCAGTCCAAGTCGAAGATCACAAGCTCGATTTCGGCGACTTCGAGGGCACGATCCCTGAAGGGCAGTACGGAGCGGGCGACATCCACATTTGGGACCGCGGCACCTACGACATCCACGAGTGGCGCGACGACCACATCCGCATCACACTCCACGGTGCCCGCGCTCAAGGGACCTTGGTGCTGATTCCGTTTCGACACGGGCGCCCACGTGAATGGCTGTTGTGGAAAGTGCAAGAACGCTGAGCCAGAAGCGACCTTGCGATCTTCTTCAAGAACTGCGGCTTGTTGAAATGTCTGAATTTCATTCGCGGCAAGCCACCAGAGCGGTGGACAACTTCGGGGGAATGTTGTTGCGAGTTGCTGGGACGTTATTCACCAGGCTGTTCATGCTTTGCCCAGTCGCCGTCGCATTTGGCGCGGCAATCGGCTGAGAAACTGGCGCGGCGTGACCATCTCCACTCCGAACGGCTTCTCCAAGTCCGTCAGAT
This sequence is a window from Verrucomicrobiota bacterium. Protein-coding genes within it:
- a CDS encoding DNA phosphorothioation-associated putative methyltransferase, which gives rise to MDFVAFRELVEQIPFGKRLPTAVYVYREAGSDYGAELTQLVAKVAQRHALGDEFNVVKFRTDELKISFLSYPRFMDVAHPCLERAVAIDLVTGRMRDTDYANNPNPPILHRKESFLPADHPRRPAFEALTRAEEEAGLYSETATIGFELNWERLLTSRGLAIREHCLSRKSAPSSPAPTAPLIERHKTALRRYELSKPVRTLLEYGLLKTGMTLFDYGCGQGSDVRGLQAFGHRADGWDPVHRPDGAKQEADIVNLGYVLNVIEDPAERVEALVDAHRLAKHLLVVSGLIRETVETKRAPQYRDGVLTQRNTFQKFFDQQELQQYIEDALDVTAVPVALGIFYVFRDPMDQQDFLSARSRRAIDWTQISARLGLGEPRTLWKILYEQHKELLDQFGRFALALGRIPTLEDYEGLTEVCERLGSAKRALRAFVQGGGTEDADWDRVRVQFGIGQPRKRRWELVYEEHRELLDSFWSPDAATRTIAGAGGISAVQ
- a CDS encoding DNA phosphorothioation-associated putative methyltransferase — encoded protein: MRNIASSWIHFGVLMLQLGRLPGPEEFPPFSDLLNKIGSPKQALRLFVQKGGAEDWKRAVEDRQRDLIVYLALANLRKRVAFGHLSARLRADIRAFFGNYRRALEKGVELLYAAGDPGEIDLACEELKLGWQDEQALYLHRSLVDELPPVLRAYVACAVALFGDVSQADVIKLHKRTGKATFLVYDDFDGKPLPELRQRIKVNLRTRWVQVFDHSAERQLLYFKERFVSHNHPRRSDMEAFSARLRKLGFDPATIGRGPLRPELDELLARKGLNQNLNHRRRR
- a CDS encoding ATP-dependent DNA ligase, with the protein product MSQADGRFVVQEHHARTHHFDFRLEKDGVFKSWAVPKGLPDRPGVRHLAVQVEDHKLDFGDFEGTIPEGQYGAGDIHIWDRGTYDIHEWRDDHIRITLHGARAQGTLVLIPFRHGRPREWLLWKVQER